From Aristaeella lactis, the proteins below share one genomic window:
- a CDS encoding rod shape-determining protein, with amino-acid sequence MAQTNDIAIDLGTSNVVIYMKGRGIVFREPSVVAVDRETNHIIAFGSEAYRMIGRTPANVNVIRPLAQGEMLDFELTSAMLRFFVTSVIGKHILARPRAVMAVPTGVKDMEKKALISSMFEAGVRRTQLMDKNIAAALGAQLNFLGPYGSLVVDISAGCTDLAVLYNSSVSVISSVHIGGDHFDDAIIRYLRKKYNMLIGERTAEQIKITLGGAVRKDPPVVMDITGRNLISGLPKTMSVESDEIYEAIVDQVNDLIEAVQIVIERTPPQLASDIFDSGVTLTGGGALLYGLSEAIGDALNIPCRVSADARDCVVLGCAKVLTDPSGTRHLLENR; translated from the coding sequence ATGGCTCAGACGAACGATATCGCGATTGATCTCGGTACTTCCAATGTGGTTATTTATATGAAGGGTCGGGGGATTGTCTTCCGTGAGCCTTCTGTTGTTGCCGTGGACCGGGAAACCAATCATATTATTGCCTTTGGCTCTGAAGCGTACCGGATGATCGGCCGCACTCCGGCCAATGTGAATGTTATCCGCCCGCTCGCCCAGGGTGAAATGCTTGATTTTGAACTGACAAGCGCCATGCTCCGCTTTTTTGTCACTTCCGTGATCGGCAAGCATATTCTGGCACGGCCCCGTGCTGTTATGGCTGTACCCACCGGTGTGAAGGATATGGAAAAGAAAGCGCTGATCAGTTCCATGTTTGAGGCCGGTGTACGCAGGACGCAGCTGATGGATAAAAACATTGCGGCTGCCCTGGGGGCACAGCTTAATTTCCTCGGGCCATACGGAAGCCTTGTGGTGGATATCAGCGCAGGATGTACAGACCTTGCCGTTCTGTATAACAGCTCTGTATCAGTGATCAGTTCCGTGCATATCGGCGGTGATCATTTTGATGACGCCATTATCAGGTATCTGCGGAAAAAGTATAATATGCTTATCGGAGAAAGAACGGCTGAACAGATCAAAATTACCCTGGGCGGCGCTGTCAGGAAGGATCCTCCCGTCGTGATGGATATCACCGGACGGAACCTTATTTCCGGACTGCCCAAGACGATGAGTGTCGAATCGGATGAAATCTACGAAGCCATTGTTGATCAGGTCAATGACCTGATCGAGGCGGTTCAGATTGTGATTGAGCGTACACCGCCGCAGCTTGCGTCCGATATCTTCGACAGCGGTGTTACACTGACGGGCGGCGGAGCGCTTCTCTACGGTCTTTCCGAGGCAATCGGCGATGCGCTGAATATACCCTGCCGCGTTTCCGCGGACGCACGCGACTGTGTTGTCCTGGGATGCGCGAAAGTGCTTACAGATCCCAGCGGCACCCGTCATCTTCTTGAAAACAGATAA